DNA from Chrysiogenia bacterium:
CGGCGAAAAAAGTGGCAGCAGAGGGCGCCGGTAGCGCGACCTATCCCTCTGCCCCCTCCGGGGGAAGATGGCCGGAGGCCAGAAGGGGGTGCCGGTACCGGCGAGGTACGGCCTGATCGCCGGCTGGGCGGCCCCCTCAGTCACCTTCGGTGACAGCTCCCCCGAAGGGGGAGCAGGGAATGTTGGATACTCTTCCCTAGAAGGGATTCACCTCAACCCCGCCCCGCTCCAGCGGAGGCAGGCGGGCGTGAACGGACTCCACAATGCCGTCCTCGCTCACGTGGACGCGGATGAAGTAGACCTGCTCGATGTCGGTGCCGAACATGAGCGGGGCGTAACCGGCGCCGCCCAGGACCCGCATGGCGATCTGGATGGGGCGCCCGAAATCGACCTGCGCGTCGCGGGCAAAGTCGGCGACCCAGATCATGCACAGCCCGCCGGGCACCGGATGGGATCCCGGCGGCGCGGGCAGCACGGGTTCGAGTTCATCGAGCCTGTCGGAGAGCGCGCTCTCGTAGAAGACGCTCTCGCCGCAGAACCCGTCGGGCGGTCCCAGCAGATCGAGCGCGTCCTGCAGCGTGGCCACCTCGGGTTCCAGAGTCAGCGCCCCGCGCACAAGCGGCGCGCCCTGGGTGATCTGGGTGATCGTGCAGGCGCCCAGACACATGATCAGGATGAGCAGACACAGCGCCCCTCTCCCGAGCGCTGACGCGCTTTTCCCTCTCCCATTGGGAGAGGGGAACAAGGTCTGTGTGTTCTTTGTCACGGCAGGAACCGGAACTCCGCCGTGTCGGAGGCGTGGCGCCAGGCGACGTTCTTCACCATGCCCGCCTCATCGAAGATAATGAGCAGCCGGTCGGGCTTCACGTCCAGGCTTCCCCAGTTGAAGAGCAGCAACAGCAGGAAGTTCATCTTCCCCTCGTCGTAGCGATAGAGATAGACGTCCCCCTCGGCCAGACGCGCGACCGCGTCGGGCGCGCCGAGGGTTTCCTCCACGTGTCGCCGCGAGGTTTCGCCGGGAATGATGCGTTCGACTTCGTTGGGATCGGGAGGGCTGCCCACCTTGAGCCGGAACCAGCCGCAGCCGGTGATAAGTGTTGCGAGTATCAGAGCCAGAGCAATTGCGCGGCGCATGGGGTGCCTCCTTGGGGGGAGGCCTGAGCTTATCACAGTTGAAACGCGCGAAGCGCGCGCTGGACTGAGGGGCCTGGGAACGCGCCGGAGGCGCAACCCCGCAGCGCTCCCTCGCTAACGGGGGAGCTGCCCGCGAAGCGGGCTGAGGGGGGGGCTTCGCCTGCCCCCATCTGGCCTGTCGGCCATCTTCCCCCGGCGGTGGGGGAAGAGCGGA
Protein-coding regions in this window:
- the bamE gene encoding outer membrane protein assembly factor BamE; translation: MRRAIALALILATLITGCGWFRLKVGSPPDPNEVERIIPGETSRRHVEETLGAPDAVARLAEGDVYLYRYDEGKMNFLLLLLFNWGSLDVKPDRLLIIFDEAGMVKNVAWRHASDTAEFRFLP